The following nucleotide sequence is from Megalops cyprinoides isolate fMegCyp1 chromosome 6, fMegCyp1.pri, whole genome shotgun sequence.
tttatacacacacacacacacacacacactctctctctcacatacacacacacacacacacacgcatttgttgtgttgtgtgtagtGCCTCTATTTTATTGTATAAGGCTGAATTTTTATGGTGCATTTAAGTattaaaacagaagaacatTGCATTTAGCATATTTGCATGTTATTATGGTATGTTTTCAGCTGCAAGAAGGTGCAAAGTCCATTTGAGGCACAGCTTGGGGTTGAAATAAGCTCTTAAGACCAGTAGTGAATAATGCACAGCGTAACAGACACAGATTTGCAACCAGGAATGTAATGTCAACAGGAAGTTGAAATGACAGGGTTACCATAACCCTGGAGCTCTTTCAAGGAGgagtgttttatgtgtttttgtgctgtgtttgctgaatTCTCGTAGCCACACGTGGAATGTACTGTTGTCAACAGTACTACCCTTTGCTCTCAGCCCTCTGACTTACTGAGGGTGCAGGCCGGGCTATTATTACCTGTGCAGACCACGCTGTTTTGTAGACTGGTTGTACCACATTCTGACCCTTTATATAAGGTTATAGCATCCTCGTAATACATacggggatggggggatgggggggagcTAGCCTTTCTAAGTGTTAAGTGTTTCTAAGTTCtaagtttacagtacattttgaagACACAAAAGTTTCTTTtgtcactgtcagtgtgtgcaaggcatagaataaatgtaaatctgacAAACATACATGTCTTCATTAATTCCTGGTCTTCCTTGCATAAATCTCATATTCCTGTGCATCATGTTTTAAGATGAAATGGGTTGTCAGGGTTCATGCAAACTTCTATATAGTtggtaaaattatttttttttccccaagagtAGTCCTTCACAGTGTGGAATACATTAATGGTTAACCTTAAGTATGACTGAAACTCAAATTAGCCAATGTATTATTTCAAGCGGAATATCaatgttatttgtttgtttagcaTACATTGTCATCATGACCAGCTTATAGGACAAAGTGTTGCAGACTACATTAATTAAGATGACCTACCATTGGAGAATTTCatggtgacagtgtgtgttctTGCTTGTTTAAAGAAAATACACCTTTGATGTTCTCCATTTCCTTCTGTTCCACAGTCGGGTTTGATGACTATGGTTCAGAGTGCGACGGGATTCGGATCACTGCCTTTCTTGATGCAGGGCAGGACAACCTCACTCCCTTAGGACGGCTTGAGAAATATGCCTTCAGTGAGAATGTCTTCAACAGGTAGGAAGTACTTAGAATAAATTCCATGGGTGTGTTGTAAAATCACATATGGGATTGCAAACGGGATAGCATTAGCTGATGTGGTAAAATTGCTGTCTTGTTTCGCTGGTGATGCTGATTGTTTTAACAAGGGCCACAAAAAGAGCCTCTTCTAGAGCTTACCAAGCAATTTCGCTCTGTAGTTTACTGGAATTGTAATGGTACAGCACTCAACTTTTAGCGCCAATCTCCAACCACTCATCACTGGATCCTTGGAAGATGGTAGTATTAGAAGAGGGTAGAACTTGGCAGGAAGGTGGTGAATCTGTGATTGTAGTATTTATGGCAAGAAAAAGATCCATTGTTGTTCATGCTTCATACAGGACCTGATTAACACCTCACGGCTGTCACAGCCAGATGTTTAAAGCAACTTTAGGCTGCACCAAAAATCCCAATTTTGCAGCATTTTGGTCATGATGTTCTTGTAACCGCTTAACTAAGTGTGTTTTTCACATATGATTAGAGGAACACTGACGCCTTTCAAGGAGTTCTCCAGGCTGCTTTTACggtgtggttgtttttttgaaaagttaCAGTAGTTCCATGTGGGAAAACGCATATGAATCATGACTCTTGTATCTTGTGACGCATCTGCTCTTCAGCCTTTCACTGTTAGGAAGTCATTTTTTGTGCTCTCATGTTCTTCTCAGTTAATTAAAGTGCCTTCCAGGTATGCACAGCACTGACCgtcacattttgattttcacaGCTGAAGTGTTGGGATATTGCAggttattacattacaaaacaagaaGCAGCTTCTTTCATGGAATGTTGCCTTAAGGTGTTTAGAAATTCCCATTTGAAATCTATTTGCTGTTACATGTTTTCCTCTGCAACAATCTGAAGAATGGTGTAGGCACTCCTCACTGTAGGTTGTGTGACGGTACAGAAACCCTTTAAAaccctttaaaataaacaaagcccattttacattatatatacagccagtttaaaattaaaacaagcaaTTTCTGTTCTATTTTCCCTCTCACATTTCATgcttgtatttgaaatattcaaGATGTCATGGTCATCTCCTAATTGCAAGGGGTGTATGACGTCAGTGAGAAAGTCATTTTAGTTCTGCATTATCTGAAGGCTTTGGTGCAGAATGACTGCTGCACACCACTCACAGTAATCCCCACTATAAATGACCCTGACATGCCTTCTGGTGCATTCGTCAGTTGAAGCACAGCCAGGAATTATTTAGTGTGTTAAGCGGGTAACAACTTTTAATAGAAAGGTTGGGCTCTGGTACAAGGGCACCGCGTTGACTGTATTTGACCCAGCCAGTTTTGGCAGTGCATTAGAGAGCCCGAGCTCATGAGCCcgagcttttttttcttctcaaagaCAGGAGGTTTAGAAGTGACTGTGGTTGATGTGGTTTCTGCTTCATGTCAAATAAAGTTGAAAGTGCTGCCAGATAGCGCTCCGCTCTAAAGACCTCAGTTAGCATTTCCTCCAGTGCGGAGTCTTGCATGTGCAAGTTGCACCAGCAATCTCTCAGCCCTGCccttctgtgtgcatttgtattttgaagtttctgtttctgttttcgGAAAGGGCACGTGGAGTTCcaagtttttgtttgtgagaaGTAAAACAGCCACAGTAAAGCGGGTCTGGCCACCAACCCAGTGTTCATATTGTCCCATTAAAGTACATCAGCAACTGGTTAACTCAAAGCTGTGATGGTGCAAGTCTGTGCTAGTCCTGGTACCAACACCTTGCTTATGTCCCTCTCTAGGCAGATTGTGGCACGTGGGCTGTTGGACGTGCTACGAGAGTTCAGCGACAACGAGAACGACTTTGTCGCTGTCATGGAAACCGTTGCCAGAATGTCAGAGGATGGTGGTATGTATGTTGTTAAATGCAGTGTATTCTGAAGCTAAAGAAAAAGtagagagagtgatagagattttaaaaattttatgtaaatttaaggttgaaaaaaatatgagggGAAAATCCTGTGCTTGATCTCCTGAGTTAATCACAAAATCCCTTGCATAATTTTCTCCCTGCAACAATTgaacattgttgtttttttttgtaaattcaaTACACAGTAGTGTGAAACTGTGACAACAGTCTCTTTACACTTCGCTTCACTAcacttaaaaatacatgaatgcaGACTGTTACAATGAATTTTTCCATCATTTATTCAGATACCCAAATGTATCTTTGCAAACTATATATTTACAAACAGGCTATGattatgttttactgtgtgtttgcaaagcatttttaaaagtcaGTGGTAAGTATTTTGGTGGCCTGTAGTTGGTTTGCTGTTTAGTTCTTTTGAACATTCAGAGTTTTCCTGGGACCTGGCATAGAAGGATTTTGTGTTCCTGTCCACTGAGTGTGATTGGCAGGTGACAGATGCACAGTGGTGACTTCCTTAAAGTTACAGATTTGGAAAATGACGTAATAAACTTATGTTAATTAACATAACCTATTAACAGTTTTAACCAAACAATTGGCAGCCATTTATACCAGTGGACCGAAAAATGCATCATAATTAAGAACACCTGCTATTTCATACACGTTATAGAAATCACTAATGTATATGGAGCTGCAGCATAGACCCTCAACCACCAAATTCAGGGATCAGGTGGCTCAAGCATGCAAGGTCAGAGGTACCACTCTGGCCTCTGCTTTTATTTGGCACTAAAGGAAGCATGCCATGGCCCTGCATGTCAGCCTCTTCTCAGCAGGGGAACTCTGGGCAGAgctgaggagacagagacagtgaagtTACATTCATGCTAAGACCGCTGATtgcttattcatgcaattaatGACTTAAGGTTATACTTAAGTTTTCTTTGCACAGTTTTCCTGTGAAGGTTACATTCCAGGCACGAAGATACCTTAAAACAATGTTTCCATTTCTGTATGACCTTGTTCATGCAGGCTTGTGAAGGTTGCACCATACAGAACTGCTGTGCACACTCTGTGTGATGTATGATTTCAGAGCCCACAGTCCGTGCTGAACTGATGGAGCAGGTGCCCAACATCGCCATGTTTCTGCACGAGAGCCGCCCCAACTTCCCAGCAGCCTTCTCCCGATACCTGGTGCCCATTGTTGTACGGTACCTTACTGACCCAAACAACCAGGTATGCAGGTGTTGTGTAACCGCTACTGTGTCTCCAGAATACTTTGGAATAATAATTTCAGCTATGTAACAGCTAGAACATAAGCAGAGTACCAGTGTTAAAATGAGGAGGTAATACATCAGGGAGAAGTAGGTCTTGTCTTTTTCTATGTCAGAGAGGCGTGTAAAAGCACATTTGTTCTGTATCAGCTGAATGCATAATCTTCAGTAACTGAGTATGGCGGGGCCCGCTGGGTGTCTGCCGGTACTGCGAGTGACACAGCTATGTTTCGCAGGTGCGGAAGACCAGCCAGGCcgccctgctggtgctgctggagCAAGGCCTCATCTCCAAGAGTGACATGGAGAGCAAAGTCTGCCCTGTGCTGCTGGACCTGACCGAGCCCAGCAGCGACGACGACTACAAGATAGAGGCAGTAGCGGTGAGAGCTGGAggggctgtgtgtatgtgtgtgtgtgtgtgtgtgtgtgtgtgtgtgtgtgtgtgtgtgtgtgtgtgtgtgggggggggggggtgcgtatCAGGCATGGGGGTATCTCACACCTGAAAAAGTTTAGTAACtaatacaaaatggaaaaaccaCAACAAGTAACAAGTGCAGAAACAACAGAATTAAGCCTTTGCCCTTGTCACTGTGTGTTTctagtgtgtttttatgttcattGAACGGAAAGTTTTATTTATGGTGACTGTTACTCTTTAGAACATGTTTCTCAATCCGGGTTGTTGGAGCAGTCTGTCTGAGCCTTGGAGCTGTGGTAACTGCTGTGTCCCACTAAGGGACCGACCCCTTGCGCTCAAACCAGACAAGCACAACTTTGTCTGgcaaatatgttttctttttttctccccttgaACTCATGCTGAGTTGTCTGACTTCCAGATCATGTGTAAGCTGGTGACCATGCTGAGCAGGGACACTGTGGAGAACCTGCTGCTCCTGAGATTCTGTGAGCTGTGCAGCGATGCCAGGCTCTTCCAAGTCCGAAAGGTAAAGCCCCCTCCAGTGCTAAACAGCACTTAATGAGTACTTCCCTCACACTTCAATctccaccccctaacacctgctgcttgtattaattgtattacttgctgtttactTCATGTGTAGTATCGCAAcatgttttggattctgttatCTAGTgactgtagtgtgtgtacttggcttactttctaggctgtctggtcaggttgtacaagttaacttgtggtagggcttgattattgttatgctcacactcactggtctggtagtgttgttagcctggtctgatactgttgtgtaatgtgttttctgttatattcTGCCAGGTGTGTGCTGCCAATTTTGGGGAGTTCTGTTCCATCGTGGGCCAGGAGGCCACAGAGAAGCTACTGGTGAGGATAATGTGAACAGCTGTAATCGCGATTTGAGTATTCACTTGGATAAAGCTGTTTTTTGAATGAGGGaacatttgctcattttatataattttccCAGATGACGAAGTTCTTCGACCTGTGCTCGGACAGTCTGTGGGGGATTCGCAAGGCCTGTGCTGAGTGCTTTATGATTGTCTCGAACTCCACGTCCCCGGAGGTGCGGCGGACAAAGCTGTCCCCCCTCTTCATCAGCCTTATCAGTGACCAGTCCCGCTGGGTAAGCCCGCTGAGCTCTGAGACACCAGCAGCCGCAACTGCACGAAACAAGCCAGTTTAGCACCAGCTCTGGGAGTCATGAAAACTAATATGCATGTTATATTGAACCTGAAAATTGGTTCAAAGAAAACGCATTGGGACTTTACAAAGGTTTCTTCTTCGTTTTGCACTTCAGGGAGGTTTGAGGAAAAATGGCTTGTAGAAACTGtttaacattacataaaatacccaaatgcaaatttacagacacaaacacatttgctcAAACACAAGTTATGTAATGTCACATAAAGCTTGTGACTTATACTGtgatcagaaaaaaaggtctttattcatttctttgttcttATTGCTCATCCCTGCTTTCACATAAGTCTCCTTTCTTGTCTGAAAGAAACGGTTTGAGAAAATCTGTACCATCCTATGTTTTCTGTGGAATCATAGTCCCTGTGCCATGCTGTATCGGTGAGGATGTGCTGACAGCCTCTGCcacctctctcctgtccccagGTGCGACAGGCTGCCTTTCAGTCTCTGGGCCGCTTCATCTCCACTTTCGCCAATCCCTCCAGCATGGGCCTGCACTTCAGAGAGGATGGGACCCTGCGAGACATCGCCAAGTCTCCCCCTGAAAAGTATGAACTGCTGGTCTAATGGCTAATAGTGGCTAAGTGGCtaagtgttttgtttaattgAGTTCTTTTAACCTTCCATGAACATAGGTTGAGGACAGTTTTCTCAGATctgctgttttctcttgttCATTAAGGTGTGagccaccaggtggcagtgAGTTAGCCAAGACCTGCACTGAGGCGGGGAgctgccagagagagacaccagcaCAAACACCCCCTGAGGCAGACAACAGCTCCGCTCCAGTTCCAGACTCAGTTTCAGAAAGCAGTGAGCGCTCTCAAGGACCTGGTCCTGACCCTGCAGACTACAAAGGAGCGATCTGTGCGGGACAGGAGCAAACCTGTGCTGCGATCACACAGGGGGGGAAGGGAGGACCCCAAAAAAGCGAAGACACATACAACTCCTTTCATTATTGGAGGCCTCCGCTGCCAGACATCACCCAGGACCTGGAGCttttgcagagagaggaggaagaacagGAGGTGCCCAGCCTGGGTTCCCAAGGGCCTGCAACCAGCTCCCAAATCCAGAAGGTGCTAGACTGCCTGCAGCCCCACCTGGATGACCCAGATGTGCAAGGTAAGGAGGAGACGATTAGCTCTTAACAGAACACTCACTGTTCcttcttgtgctggaagttgctctggataagagtgtctgctaaatgaacgtaaCGTAAAATTTCATGGTGCTTTTTTAAGTGGTTGAAGGTTAGGTTCTTTGGAGTAATTTATATAGCAGCTCACCCCTGGGTGTCCTTCAGTGGCCTCACTCAGTGTTAAGATGCTTTCCCCTCTTTGTTATATTGATGTATTGGTAGTAGGTTTTCATCACCAGTTGTCTTTTTTCAGGCATTGTAaaagtgtatgtatttaatgtgtgtatatgtgtctgcaGCTCAAGTCCAGGTGCTGTCTGCTGCGCTGAAGGCAGCCCAGCTGGAGAATCAGTCTgaggagggggagcaggaggaggccGCAGCAGACAGCAACGGGGCCACGGTGGTGCCAGCCCCCGATTCTTCGCCTCCGCCCGCGAGCCCGGCCTTCGAACCTGATCCCGCGGAGAGCTATATTCTGGAAAAGGCGGACCCCCCTGCATCTCCACAGTCACCTCCCAgctctcccctttctcctgaGGAGTCTGAACTAAGCCATGAGGTGAGCACGTTTGCAAGGTGCTTGTGAATATTGTGATCAGGTCCAAGGGTGTAAAAAGTTATGTAAACACAATAACTGGCCAAACTTTGCACAGATTCATAGGAGCTTCCTTAGAGGGGAAggttgtaaaataaaataaaaattttctCACAGGAATCTGCTGAGTTAATTGAGAGTGTGGAAGAAGGGAAGGACTCTGCCCCCAACCAGCAATGTGAGGAGGAG
It contains:
- the ppp4r1l gene encoding serine/threonine-protein phosphatase 4 regulatory subunit 1, which translates into the protein MAGLSLYFEDGHDDLDDFGFDDYGSECDGIRITAFLDAGQDNLTPLGRLEKYAFSENVFNRQIVARGLLDVLREFSDNENDFVAVMETVARMSEDGEPTVRAELMEQVPNIAMFLHESRPNFPAAFSRYLVPIVVRYLTDPNNQVRKTSQAALLVLLEQGLISKSDMESKVCPVLLDLTEPSSDDDYKIEAVAIMCKLVTMLSRDTVENLLLLRFCELCSDARLFQVRKVCAANFGEFCSIVGQEATEKLLMTKFFDLCSDSLWGIRKACAECFMIVSNSTSPEVRRTKLSPLFISLISDQSRWVRQAAFQSLGRFISTFANPSSMGLHFREDGTLRDIAKSPPEKCEPPGGSELAKTCTEAGSCQRETPAQTPPEADNSSAPVPDSVSESSERSQGPGPDPADYKGAICAGQEQTCAAITQGGKGGPQKSEDTYNSFHYWRPPLPDITQDLELLQREEEEQEVPSLGSQGPATSSQIQKVLDCLQPHLDDPDVQAQVQVLSAALKAAQLENQSEEGEQEEAAADSNGATVVPAPDSSPPPASPAFEPDPAESYILEKADPPASPQSPPSSPLSPEESELSHEESAELIESVEEGKDSAPNQQCEEEKSKVQNVIPQQLLDQYLSMTDPARAQTVDTEITKHCAFSLPGVALTLGRQNWHCLKDTYETLATDVQWKVRRTLAFSIHELAVILGDQLTAADLVPIFNGFLKDLDEVRIGVLKHLYDFLKLLHADKRREYLYQLQEFMVTDNSRNWRFRYELAEQLILIIELYSHYDVYDYLRQIALTLCSDKVSEVRWISYKLVVEILQKMYASGAQDLGLNFINELIVRFCHCPKWVGRQAFAFICQAIVEEDCMPMDQFAQHLLPSLLSLSSDPVANVRVLVAKALRQSILEKAYFKDPGCAYSDELEETVMALQADKDRDVRFFASLNPTRCVIDTAALI